Part of the Sphingopyxis sp. 113P3 genome, CCACGCGGGCCTTGCCGCGCGCCTGGCGCTCTATCCCGATCTCAGCGATGCGGAGAGGCAGGCCTATGTCGACAGGCTTGAATATGAGATCGGCGTTATCACGCAGATGGGGTTTCCCGGCTATTTTCTGATCGTTGCAGACTTCATCAAATGGGCCAAGGCCCATGATATTCCGGTCGGGCCGGGGCGCGGTTCGGGCGCGGGGTCGGTGGTCGCCTGGGCGCTGACCATCACCGATCTTGATCCGCTCAAGCTCGGCCTCCTTTTCGAGCGCTTTTTGAACCCTGAACGCGTGTCGATGCCCGACTTCGATATCGACTTTTGCGAGACGCGGCGCGGCGAGGTGATCCGCTATGTGCAGGAAAAATACGGCCGCGACACGGTCGCGCAGATCATCACGTTCGGGAAGCTGAAAGCGCGCGCTGTTCTCAAGGACACCGGCCGCGTGCTCCAGATGAGCTATGGCCAGGTCGACCGGCTGGCAAAGCTCGTACCGAACCACCCGACCGATCCCTGGACGCTCGAGCGCGCGCTGAACGGCGTGTCCGAGCTCATGACCGAATATAAGCAGGACGACGGGGTTCGGCGCCTGTTCGATATGGCGCGGCAACTCGAGGGTTTGCCGCGACACAGCTCGACCCACGCGGCGGGGGTGGTCATCGGCGACCGGCCGCTCGACCAGCTCGTGCCGCTCTACCGCGACCCGCGCTCGGATATGCCGGTGACGCAGTTCGACATGAAATATGTCGAGAGCGCAGGGCTGGTAAAGTTCGACTTTCTGGGGCTCAAGACGCTTTCGGTTCTGAAAGAGGCCGGGCGCCTCCTAGCGCTGCGAGGGATTGACGTTGACCTGGGGCAGCTCGGCTGGGACGACCCTGCGGTCTATGAACTGCTCCAGCGCGGCGATACCGTCGGGGTGTTCCAGCTGGAATCCGAAGGCATGCGGCGCACGCTGTCAGCGGTGAAGCCGACAAATTTCGGAGATATTATCGCGCTCGTGGCCCTCTATCGTCCAGGGCCGATGGACAATATCCCCCTCTTCGGCGCCCGCAAGAACGGGCGCGAGGCCATCGCCTACCCGCATCCACTGCTGAAAGACATCCTCGAGGAAACCTACGGCATCTTCGTCTATCAGGAACAGGTGATGCAGGCCGCGCAGATCCTCGCGGGCTACAGCCTCGGCGGCGCCGACCTCTTGCGCCGCGCGATGGGCAAGAAGATCCAGGCCGAGATGGACGCCCAGCGTGAAACCTTTGTGAAGGGTTGCGCTGAACATAATGGAATTGACGCAAAAAAGGCGAACGAGCTGTTCGATTTGATCGACAAGTTCGCAGGCTATGGCTTCAACAAGAGCCACGCGGCCGCCTATGCGCTTCTCGCCTACCAGACCGCCTGGCTCAAAGCCCATCACCCGCATGAGTTTTTTGCCGCCTCGATGTCGTTCGACAGCCACCAGACCGACAAATTGTCCATCTTCATCGACGATATGCGACGGCTCGACATCGCCGTTGCGCCTCCTTCGGTGAACGAGAGCGAGGCGGATTTCTCGGTCGGCCGGACCGACGAAGGGCTCGTGGTGCGCTACGCGCTCGGCGCGCTCAAGGGCGTGGGCGAGCGCGCGATGGAGGAACTGGTTGCCGAGCGGCGCGCGCGCGGCGATTTTGCGAGCCTCGACGATTTTGCAAGCCGTATCGATCCCAAATTGCTCAATCGCCGGCAGATCGAAGCGCTGGCAGGCGCGGGCGCGTTCGACGGTATCGAGCCCGACCGCCCGCGCGTCTTCGCGGGCGCAGAGGCGCTGCTCGCCTGCGCCAATGCGTCGGCGCACGAACGCTCGACGGGGCAAGGCGGACTGTTCGGCGGCGACATCGATCTCGCGCCCGTCCTCCAGCTTCCCGCTGCGGAACCCTGGACGCTTGCCGAGCGGATGAGCAGGGAAAAGGACGCTTTCGGCTTTTATTTCTCGGCGCACCCGGTCGAGCAATTTGATGCGATCGTAGCGGCGCGCGGCGCGCGAACCTATGGCGAGATCTGCGAGACGGTCGAAATGACGCCTGGCACGCGAATTCCGATGACGATGGCCGCGATGGTCGAAAGCGCGCGTCCGCGCGTTTCGCAGCGCGGTAATCGCTTCCTCAACCTTACCCTCTCGGACCGCAGCGGACAGTTCCAGTCAAGCTGCTTCGACGAGCAGGCGGGCAAGGTTCTGGAAACCCTGGCCGCGGACGGGGGCTGCGCTCTGCTTTCGGTCGAACTTGATCTGCTCGAAGGCGAGGAGACGCCCCGAGTGACGGTACGCGGGGCGCAATCGCTCGCAGACATGGCGGCAACCGCCGCGCTGCAGCTGACCTGCCGTATCGAGCAAGCGAGCGCCATCGACGACATGGTGCGGATATGCGAACGCCGCGATGACGCGCGGGGGCGCATTATCATCACGACCGAGGATCCGCTCACCGGCGATCCGGTACGGATCAATCTGGGCCGCAACTTTGTCCTCGGCCCCGACGTGGTGGCGCGGCTCGAGGTCGTGGCCGGGGTCGCCCAGCCGTCGCTCTCGCTTTACACCCCCCGGGATTTTCGGGCGCGCGGCTGAGCCTTGCAGCTCCCACGGCGCGCCCAGACGGCTTCCACGCCACGCGCTTGATGCTTGCACAGCGCGCAATCGCGATTATCCCATAAACCATAGCAATGAGAGGATGCCGATATGGGAATGCAAGGCCAGCCGCTTCTCGTCACCAGCCTGATCGATCATGCCGCGCGCGAGCACGCGAACCGTGAGATTGTTTCGCGCTGGGCCGACGGCCGCATCACGCGCTCGACCTGGGGCGAGGTGGGGGGCGATGCGCGCCGCTTCGCGTCGGCATTGACCAGGCTCGGCATGAAAAAGGGGGACCGCATTGCAACGCTTGCGATGAACCATGGCCATCACCTCGTCAGCTGGTACGGTACGGCAGGAATGGGCGGGGTGCTTCACACGGTGAACCCGCGCCTATTCGACGAGCAGCTCGTCTATATCATCAACCATGCCGAAGACCGGATGCTGTTCCTCGACGCCGCCTTCTTGCCGATCGTCGAGCGGTTGCGCCCGTCGCTTGCGAGCGTCGAGCATTTTGTCCTGTTCGACGCGCCCGCGCAGGAGGGTTATCTGTCCTACCGCGAACTGATCGCCGGGGGCGATGCCGCCTTCGCCTGGGTCGATCTTGATGAGCGCGATCCGGTGGGCCTTTGCTACACCAGCGGAACGACAGGCAATCCCAAGGGCGTGCTCTACGAGCATCGCTCGAACGTCATTCACGCCGTGACCGAGATTCAGCCCGACGCCTTCAATCTTTCCAACCGCAGCGCTGTCCTTCCGATCGTGCCGATGTTCCACGCCAATAGCTGGGGCATACCCTTTGCGGCGGCAACCGTAGGCGCAAAGATGATATTCTCGGCAACCAACGACGCTGAGTTGCTCTGCGAGCTCATGCATGCCGAGGGGGTTACCCACAGCGCTGGCGTACCCACGGTATGGCTCGCCATGTTCGCGCACATGGACGCGACCGGGATCGATTATGGCGCCCTTGAGCATGTCATTATCGGGGGATCAGCAGCGCCGCGCGCGATGATCGAGCGCTTCATGAAAGCGGGGGTCTATGTCGGGCACGCTTGGGGCATGACCGAAACGAGCCCGATCGGCACGATGGGGCGGCGGCCATGGAACTGGGACGGGCTCAGCTTTGACGAGCAGGTCGATGTCATCTGCCGCCAGGGCTGCCCGCCGTTCGGGGTCGAGCTGCGCATTGTCGACGATGAGGACCACGTCCTGCCGCGCGACGGTCAAACCAGCGGACGGCTTCAGATCCGCGGGCCGTGGATCATCCAGCGCTATTTCAAGGGCGAGAGTGACGCTGCCGATGCCGATGGCTGGTTCGACACCGGCGATGTCGCGGTCATTCATCCCGACGGGGTCATG contains:
- the dnaE gene encoding DNA polymerase III subunit alpha — encoded protein: MAYSPFVPLRVFSSFTMLEGAIEPKTIAKAARDRGFPAIAVADRNGLYGVMAFGDACKAAGVQPIIGALLSIARPGQRMANGAPLIDWAALYAQDAKGYDNLCALVSAAHLDRPVEQDPHVALSALAGRTDGLICLTGGGEGALARLLADDQKTPAEDYVEQLEALFGDRLYIELSRRGDPVETAAEAALIEMAYRRALPLVATNPANFVEPQFHPAHDAMLCIAQSAYVESEDRRVSSPEAWLKPAEAMEDAFSDLPEAIRNTLVVAQRCAFMAPKRAPILPSLAGDREGEAAQLKADAHAGLAARLALYPDLSDAERQAYVDRLEYEIGVITQMGFPGYFLIVADFIKWAKAHDIPVGPGRGSGAGSVVAWALTITDLDPLKLGLLFERFLNPERVSMPDFDIDFCETRRGEVIRYVQEKYGRDTVAQIITFGKLKARAVLKDTGRVLQMSYGQVDRLAKLVPNHPTDPWTLERALNGVSELMTEYKQDDGVRRLFDMARQLEGLPRHSSTHAAGVVIGDRPLDQLVPLYRDPRSDMPVTQFDMKYVESAGLVKFDFLGLKTLSVLKEAGRLLALRGIDVDLGQLGWDDPAVYELLQRGDTVGVFQLESEGMRRTLSAVKPTNFGDIIALVALYRPGPMDNIPLFGARKNGREAIAYPHPLLKDILEETYGIFVYQEQVMQAAQILAGYSLGGADLLRRAMGKKIQAEMDAQRETFVKGCAEHNGIDAKKANELFDLIDKFAGYGFNKSHAAAYALLAYQTAWLKAHHPHEFFAASMSFDSHQTDKLSIFIDDMRRLDIAVAPPSVNESEADFSVGRTDEGLVVRYALGALKGVGERAMEELVAERRARGDFASLDDFASRIDPKLLNRRQIEALAGAGAFDGIEPDRPRVFAGAEALLACANASAHERSTGQGGLFGGDIDLAPVLQLPAAEPWTLAERMSREKDAFGFYFSAHPVEQFDAIVAARGARTYGEICETVEMTPGTRIPMTMAAMVESARPRVSQRGNRFLNLTLSDRSGQFQSSCFDEQAGKVLETLAADGGCALLSVELDLLEGEETPRVTVRGAQSLADMAATAALQLTCRIEQASAIDDMVRICERRDDARGRIIITTEDPLTGDPVRINLGRNFVLGPDVVARLEVVAGVAQPSLSLYTPRDFRARG
- a CDS encoding long-chain fatty acid--CoA ligase, with protein sequence MGMQGQPLLVTSLIDHAAREHANREIVSRWADGRITRSTWGEVGGDARRFASALTRLGMKKGDRIATLAMNHGHHLVSWYGTAGMGGVLHTVNPRLFDEQLVYIINHAEDRMLFLDAAFLPIVERLRPSLASVEHFVLFDAPAQEGYLSYRELIAGGDAAFAWVDLDERDPVGLCYTSGTTGNPKGVLYEHRSNVIHAVTEIQPDAFNLSNRSAVLPIVPMFHANSWGIPFAAATVGAKMIFSATNDAELLCELMHAEGVTHSAGVPTVWLAMFAHMDATGIDYGALEHVIIGGSAAPRAMIERFMKAGVYVGHAWGMTETSPIGTMGRRPWNWDGLSFDEQVDVICRQGCPPFGVELRIVDDEDHVLPRDGQTSGRLQIRGPWIIQRYFKGESDAADADGWFDTGDVAVIHPDGVMQITDRAKDVIKSGGEWISSIELENAAVGAPGVQEAAAVGVYHPKWDERPILLIVPKPGAEVSASAIIDYMKDKVAKWWLPDEIVFVDALPHTATGKILKRQLRDDYKDYKLKSLAET